The nucleotide window aaaaatctgccaataacctgattggggttcccttgtatgttacttatttctttccctagctgctttcaagattttctctttgtctttaattttgttcagttcgattaatatgtgtcttggtgtattcctccttgggttgattttatatggtactcattgtgcttcctggatttgagtgagtggttcctttcccatgctggggaagtttttggctattatctcttggaatattttttctgtcttgttctctctctcttctccttctggcacccctataatatggatgttgctgcatttaatgttgtcccagagatctctgaggctctcttaatttgttttcagtcttttttctcttttctgttcgaCATccttaatttccactaatctgtcctccaccttgcttattcgttcttctgcctcctgtattctgatgttggttgcttctagtgaattttttatttcagttattgtattttgcatctcttcttgtttgagttttatatcttgtatctctttgctcagtgtttcctgtaagttatccatctttgcctccagtttatttccaatgtcttgcatcattttcagcatcaacaatctaaagtctttttcctggaggctgagaatctcctcattactcgctgattttctggggtttttcctttctccctcatctgagttatagttctctgtcttttcatttttataggtttttggtgtggtgacctttttacagataatagagttgtagcctctcttacttctgatgtctgcccccctgtggctgaagtcggtatggggccttgctgtaggcttcctgatggcaggggctgatgcctgcccactggtaggtggagctgattctaatccctctggtgggtggggcttagcctctggatgggattagaggcagctgtgtgcctgaggggtctttgtgtgccctgtttactgaggggtggggctgtgatcccacctggattgttgtttgccctggggcttctcagcagctggctgaggggtggggccagattttcccaaaatggccacctccagagaaaggcacagctactgaatattcctgagagttttgccttcagtgtccctccctcacaacaagccaggttcacccctgttttcccaggatgtcctccaagaactgcagtcaggtttgacccagattcccatggagactttgctttgccctgggatccagtgcatgtgaaagtctgtgtgcgccttttaagaatggggtctccgtttcgtttcccccattcctgtggagctcctgcacacaagccccactggccttcaatgccagatgctccaggggccctttctcccagtgccggatccccacatgtgagagtttgatgtggggctcagaactctcacttctgtaggtgagtctctctctgtgaaccagttagttttcagtctgtggagcttcccacccaggaggtatgggttgtttatatcgtgaaatcgcccctcttgatgtgtcctcctctttttcttctgaagtaggatatcttttttaaggtttctggtccatttgggtggggattgctcagcttttagttgtgaattttgttgtttttaggagagaagttgagctccagtccttctattccaccatcttaatcctctcccgGGGGACTCAAGGTTTAGAGGAAAGAGGGTAGGTTTTGGAATCAGTCATCTGTAAGGTACAGTTCCAGTTCTAATGCTGTGGGTCACATGACCATAGGCAAGTGGCTAAGTCTCTTtgactttatttcttcatttgtgaagtGCAGATGGTAATACCTACCTTTAGTCTTATTGTGGAGCTCAGAGGTACTATATGCCTGACATAGAGTAGGCCTTCCATAAATGGGTGCTATGTCAGTAGTCAggatgttgatgatgatgaatTCTGTAGCTGTGACATGATGAATACCAAACAAAGAATAGTTGCAAGGCCAGGTCAAGAGGGGATGTtttctgggagctccctggtggtctcttggttaggatttggtgctttcactgctgtggcccaagttcaacatcaagccactgcatgtggggaccagagggaaaaaaaaaggaaaatgaggaaatgttTTCTGGATTTTCAGTAGGTATTTAGAGTATGTTTTCCTGTGAATCAGCTGTACTATGTCTGATTTTCTCTAGGCCACTAAGCTGCAGAACTCAGTTATGCTATAGACTAAGTAGGTTTGGGAGGACTTGCTTGAGTAATGAATTTCCTCCTCAGGTGTTGGGCACAGAGCTTTGAGTATGGTAGAGGCACACACTACCTGTGTCTGTGTTTATCACATGAAACTAATAGGCTGTGAAAGTTACTAGTACTTACAGATGTTCTCATTTTCATACTGCTTGTTTCTAAAGTCAACTCCCCTAACCCTCCATCCAATTTACACATGGGTTTTGTTCCCAAATACATTTGCAATGTACTTTGAAACTTGGAAGTTCAGAGgaactatattttaaatgatgattaaGTGCTAGGTTAGGTTTACCTTCCAAAAAGTCTTGTTTAACCCAATGTAATTTGGTTCAAAAAGAGTTAACCcactttaattaaataaatatgagtATGTAGAGCTCCCCTTATATGCTAGGCAGTTACCTTTCTGGATATATAGGCGCAATGATAGTGAATAGACCTACATAAAAAGTTTATAATCCGTAAAGCAACTATACATATCATCATAAGATCGCTTTTAGAATTGCCATgctaaagttttaaataaattactttgcGATTCAAAGGAAATGTTTATGTTCTGGTTGGGACAATGTCCAAGATATATTATTTTGGGGCGAGATAGTAGTAAGTTACAAAAACAGTCTGTATAGTACTTTACCGCTTAAAAAAATGTTGCTATTCATAGAAAAAATGTAGAGGAATATGCAACAGTTTGAGAGGCTAAATGTGAAGGTACAAATAAGGGCTTTGGAGCCAGAGTGTATGGCTTTGAATCCCAGCTTGCCCTCTTAGTAAGGATGGAAACTTGGTTAAGTGACTTaacctttctttgcttttttgcctCACCTTTAAAATGGATGTATTTGCACTTACCTTTTAGGGTTATCATGAGAGTTAAATGCATTACCACATGTCAGGTGCTTAGAACAGCTCATAGAAAGCctcacatggtgtttgtcttaaACAAACTTATGCACAGGAAAGATCGCTTTTGTTTAGAGGGGTGAGCAAATAACCTAGAATGATTGTACTTGCAAAGTTCTAGGTTTTATGGCTCAGAAATCATGTGGATCGAATTTCTTTGAATCTAGCCAAGGGGTTAGTCTTTATTTTCTTagcttcctttcttctgcttcctatGCCAGCCTTCTCACAATAGCTCTCATAATTGCACTAAAGGCAGACTGGGTCAAGGCAGGGGTGGGACACAGCTGGGGTTCTGGGAGAGCAGATCAGGCCTGGATTCTGTACTTGGTGTATGTGTGAGTGAGTGGGTGCTGGCCTGCTTTTTATAAGATACTTTTGTGCAGAAAATCATGTGTATAAGCATTAAACATTGAAACAGGTCATTTTGTTCCCCTATGAAGAATGTCCTCCTGAGCAAGTCACATTTCATTGTGAACAGTACAACAATTTTAGTTCgaatatgtttattttccatcaGTTACTTGGGCTTGGAGATTTTGGTAGAAGAAACAGAAACCTGgattttaattttctagtttctAGTAGAAATGTCTCAGATAACCTGTCCAGAGACAAGCTGTTTTCACTGTTATTTTAACCTTTAAGTCTCTTTGGTCATTAATTCTGTCCCAATGAATATAAGTTTAgcacttcattttttattaccaataaaatgctttttaaaccTCTTCTTATTCAGTAAATAACTAATTTAAATAGATAATCTcgtcatttcattattttgtcctttaatGTTAATTAATATTGAAATCAGGAAAATTGTATAGTCATTTATTAGACacacattgatttcttttttcttatctcttacAGGATTTCTGGTAGGTCCTATTTTAGGACGAGATGCAATACTGTTGAAACACCACCCTGCTTTGGTTCAGACAGTTGGCTTTTCAGCTAGGacaccatttcttcttctttttttcttttttttactgacTTACTGAACTTATGAAACCATGGCGGAAGGAGAGACAAAGTCACCTGGACCTAAAAAGTGTGGTCCCTATATCTCATCTGTGACTAGCCAGAGTGTGAACTTGATGATTCGAGGAGTAGTCCTCTTTTTTATTGGTGTATTTCTTGCATTAGTGTTAAATTTGCTTCAGATTCAGAGAAATGTGACGCTCTTTCCACCGGATGTGATTGCAAGCATCTTTTCTTCGGCATGGTGGGTACCACcgtgctgtggcacagcttcagGTATGTGTGGGCTATTTCTGTAACGCCTAGAAAGGAATTAGGGTAAATGAGGGTAGATATTGTCGgagcaatactttttaaaaaccagctttattgagatataatttatatacagtacAATCGACCTGCTTTACAAATGCATACAGTCATGTAGCCACCACCACAATCCAGCTATAGGACATTTCTATCACTTCCTAAGTTCTCCTGGGCCTTTTTTGAAGTCTACTCCCTACCTCCAGCCTcagactttctctttctgtcacAGGATTATTTTTGCATGTTCTAGACtgtaatataaatggaatcaaagagtatgtactcttttgtgtcCGATTTGTATCTGACTAACGTCTATgacctttaaaaatttaatcctaAAAGCAATCTTGATTCCTTTAGGGATGAGCCTTTTCacctctttattttgttctttcattaaCCCATCTCATAGAAACTTATTTCATCTTGCTGATCATCATCAATATTTGGTTTTAAGGTTTTGATGTGTGTTGTCTTGTTTTTGAAGAAGATAAAAACTTGAAGATGGAAGGCTTTTGACCCTTGAAGAACACATGCTTGaatgtatttgtgaatttttttttcaatgaatacaTACTCTAGTACTACTCATTCCTGGGTTGAATTGCAGATGTGGAACTGTGGCTACAGACGGCTGCTGTAAAATTATATGCAGATTCTTGATAGTACAGAGGGAGGGGACCCCTCATGTTGTTCACGGGTTGACCATAGTTTTATTCAAGTTTAAAGCTTCATGctattattttttaggtttttgtatATGCTTTTTTCCCTTGGTATCTTGTTTTTAGACATACCTTCAGAATAATAAATTCTTAAAGAGATTAATAGATtctctttccttaaaatttttatcatccTGTTACttatttcagatctttttttgGTAGATAGCATTTAGTGGATAAAATGGAGCATTTCAGAATGCCTTATTGATGGTGAGTTTCCATAATGAATAGTGCTTTGGCTTTTTCTAATGAGACCAGTAGACTATTTTGTTTATTAAGTAACATAAGGAAGTCCTAGTCATGTGGTAGTAGAGAATtctgatggagagagaaaattgCTTTTAAGAATTTACATTTGGTGTCTCATACTTAACATACATAAATCCCTTGCAATATTATGTAGAGCCTTCTTGACTTACATCCTAGAGCTGGAGGTCCCAGGGTAAGGAGTTAggtataatacattttaaatgaccTCATGAAACCTATTGGACACAGTTATGTCATCACATTCCATGGATGGAAGGGCATTGCTGTGGTAAGGTTGCAGCATGTTTTATGTGTAGATTTCTCACTATTATAGTAGTCGCATTGAAAGAGAGCTTATAAAGATGATTCTTAGTTTCTCCGAGGTTATTACTGTTCTCTGAGAGAACAGGCAACATAGTTcaaacaaagagaagaaagcataaattatattttatcattctctgttgtatctactaatcctcatgtattttcctttctttcctttaagtTCAGAAGCAAAAAAATTTTCCCAACAACCTtttctacttgtttattttctcctATGGTAGAAGTCCTATCTAGCTACTAATAGAAACTTTTTAGGACTTGGAAGAACATGTGTTTTCAGAATAGACAAAGGGAAGGTTGGGGAGGAAAACTTTCTTATTGAATGTCTACTAAGGCTGGCTGTATCTCTCAACCCTAGAGATCAGTCTGGCCAACTCAGGAATGAGATGTTTGGCATTGTGCCTGTTTTGGGGGGAATGAAGAGATAGATAAGGAAGGTTATCAGTGAGCCCAGAGTCCCAGAGTTAGTGAATGGTGTGGCAAGGTGAAAGTCACATgccagggaaggggaaggaggggttCTTCAAACTTCACTCGGTGGGCATACCTCTTTTGAACCTTCTAGACCAAGTGCTAGGTGTAGGTGGGGAAGAATGGCTTATACTATGCATTTTGGGCTGGAGCAGGAAGACTTGACTGGGGTTTCATCGTACCTCGTTTATTGAGAGGAACAGGGGTTGCATCTGTCCTGTGATGTGAGCACTTTTGCCACAAACTCACATATATTAGGAAAACTTCAAACATTAATGCTACATTTTGGTTGCTTTGTCCCTACTGTCCTTCCTTTTGCTAGCTACGAGGCTTGTCACACTTGCAAACTTAACCTTGTATCATTTCATGGGGAGGATTTGGATTTATGTTTCTTGCTTAAGTGCTTCTTCTGAAAGCAGTGTGTTCTTTCCATGAGGTACCTGGGCAAATGCCCATAGGGAGGCCTTGGGAAATCAAAATTTCAGTCAGCtgtgttgttgatgttgttgggCAGACCATGGTATTTAGTAGGTGAGGTTGAGGGTATCAGATGTGTGACAGTTGCCAAAGATGAAAAATGGATTCTTGCATAATTACTGCTCTCCCCCCCATCTTAGGGAAgatattaagggaaaaaaaggtagaTGTTGGAAGAAACAGTGTGTTTGGTTCATGTATGTATAAggtatgtgtctgtttttgtttgtgtgtgttggtgtgCATTTTCAAAACTCTCTTGGCCTcttggctcttttcttttctttttcttttgtttttacagttgcacttgtggtatatggaagttacctgggccaggggtcgaattggagctatattGGCAGtcagtgccacagccacggcaaccccagatccgagctgcatctgcgatctatgttgcatcttgtggcaatgccagatccttagcccactgagcgaggccagggatggatcccacatcctcatggacactgtgttgggttcttaacccactaagccccaACAAGAACTCCTTCTCTTGGCTCTTACCATCTTAAATCAGAAAAATCGATGATTGTTCTTTGATTTTCCCATGTAGTTAATACTCATAGATTGAGCAGCTACCTTCTGGAGGGTCTCCAGAGTCACTGCTTTCTACATGTAAACCTAGTGCTGGAAAATTTGCCTGTGGTGCTTCTGGAGAGATGACTAGTAGAGAACTCTGGTAAACTCCTTTtgatctcattttccttttctggttctctatttttagtttaataatGGGTGGCGTTTCAAGTTGATTCACTTCTGTATGTGTGCAGCGCTTAAGAATTAGAGAATTAGAACCTCTTGAACCTGATTGAGAGCTACAGAGGAATCTTTCTGAAGAATAAATAGGAGAGAAAACGTACATATCATTGTGTGACTGAAATAACTAGAGAGGTTGACTGACAAATCACAAGTAACCAGATTGGGTCCATACCTATGAAACTACTatctaatttaaaaaggaaaagcagatagACTTTTCCTGTTGAGCCTTTCAGTCAGTTACCCAATTCCTGGAGAGCCTTGCAAggctcctcctctctctcacctCCCACATCCAGGTTCTAGATTTTACATCTCTCCCCTGTCTGTCACTTGGTCTAGGCCTTCAACTACTCTGCTTGGAATTTTCAGTCTTGTCTTTTCCTGCCTCAGATTCTGCCTGCTCCCCATTACCCCCTGTCCTGTTCCCCCTCCTCTGTCCTATGTGGTACACTCACCTCTGTAAGAGAAATCAGACCCTGAAGCTCTGTTTCTGCCTAAAGCTTGCCGTTTCCAGATGATACTGGGTATTTTTCACTGTCCATGCTTTTCCTCAAATACTTCCCTTTGATTAGAAAGCCCTTTCCAGACCACTCATCTGCTGAAGGCTCCTGCTTTAAAGGTCGCTTCTTCTAGGAAGCTTTCCTGACACCCTAGTACCCTGCCTCCCCTCTGCACATGCCAGGAGAAGGCTGGACCCTGGGCCCTGTCAGTGCTGCCTCTAACATGTTACTCTGTTTAATTGTTTTGGTGGCCACTTTAGGACTGGGATCATGTCttactcatttttcctttttaaatcccTAGCAAATACCGAGAACCAGACATATCATGGGGGCTTATTTGTCTGTTGGATGAACACACTGCCTATCCTGTTGTAGTTTTCCGTCAAAGtctgcctcattcagtggttttgCTTTCTCAGCTCTTTTTCCTTGAGAAATATTTGATTTAACTCTTCCTTTTAGTGCATCACTGCATTAAACACGGTACTATGAAAAAACGATGACTTAATATTGTTGTACAAACCTCTCTTGTTTTTGGTCTTGGTAGCATATAACAAGTCGCTAGGAAATAATTGAAATACATTCCAAGAAGTGTGATTTTTGCATCAGAGAACCACCTGATTAAGCAGGACTATGTTTGCCTTTGATTTAACACAGGCATGATTTTAACAGCCTCTCTtgttaaaataagaatgtatagaaaaaggaaaaggccaGACACACCTCTGGTACAGCTCTCAATGGTGAGCTCTCACTGTGCTGTAGGTGTTGCCCTCAGACTATGCCAGGCCTCtgtttaaaggaaagaaagaagacatttaaTGGGAAGTGACAAGCTCTCTTGAATTCTCCCTCTCAGTGAGCAGCCGAGAACCATGCATACTCAATGGGTTTGATTTTTATTGGCAAATCCCAGGGTTGGCAGCGTGGcagtttaaatttctttttctgtttttgcttgcTCTCCTCACTTGTCTCTCACTTGTGAGTCTGACATCACATGCATAAAAATATAGTCAATTTTACTTATTTAGGTCTTTGCACACACATGTCAGTACTCTCTATGTGATAATTCTTTACCTGTGGCATCAGCTGCTGAGGAAAATTGACTTGGAGTGCCTGATCTTAGTTGATTTCCTCAGCAACAGgcaaagggagaagagagagagaaagagagggaagagggatgtGACATGGGCTGCTAGTTTCATGACCCTTGAGAACAAAAAAAGAGGCAATATTCATGTAGATATATTTCAACTGTTAGACATGCTTGTTGCCACTTTAATTTTGTAGAAATTTGGAAATGCTGTCAGTTAATCTCACAGGATTTTAGAACAGTACCTTTTAAATAGGAATAAAATGTGGAACTTTTAAATTTACTAATAGTTGTTGGAGTTCTGCATTGCTGAAATTTGTTGTTAATTTCTTGATGGTCTGGTGGCCATCTATCCTCAATAAAAGCCTGATTCAGAAGACACTTTCAGTTTTGTGGATTAGAAAATGTGTATATCATGGCAATGTCCCTACTCCAGATGGAAGGGTGGCCATGCAGCTTCTTTTTAATGTTCCTCCATTGGTCTGCTGGCCcatgaatttttatattaatcaatttctgtttttccttcaagACAATGCATTTTTGTGAGCTAGAGCTGGCCAACACTGGGCCAGGCAAGGGGCTTCTGACCCTTCAGGCACTTAGATTTGGGTACAGTAATTTCATGATACATCGTAAGTAATATTGGACTGTTAAACGTACTTTTCAACTGATGTGACAATTGTGTTTTTATTACTGAATGGCAGCATAAACATTCCGTTTTTAGGAAGATTAGCAAATTAAAGCTGCCCAGCTATTTCCCAGTAACTTTAATCCGTAGAAGTCTATTTTCCTCATAACTTGCTGAAGAATGTTTTGATTCAttaaatactcttttttaaatgactaaCTTAGCATTTAAAATCCTATTCCACTAAATGAATACAATGATAAGGTTTGACAagtattaaagttaaaaatggaGTGAGAATATTTTGAGTCTCAATTATAGACATGTAGCATACTGTAATTCATAACTGATTACACCGTTAGCATTGAAGAGGTTCTTTCCAAAATTAAGAATTGCACTAAAATGATTTCTTCTGATCTTTTAACAGTGAGTTTTAATTTTAACCAAAAATTTATACTTCTCTAGTCcatgtttcttccatttttcctctGTGCTGAATGAGTGTCACGAGTAGATTTCTGTTGTGAGTCTTTCTGCTTTGACAACCTGCCTTAGAGTCTCTTTAGAGGGCCGGGTTGGAAGGGACTGAGACCAGAAGTTGGGACGGCAAGGTTCTTCCATCTGGATGGCATTACATGTGTGATGAGTTTGTACATGTTTACACTTTGAATTTCTCTTCAGACTTGTGGCATTTGATAGCACGTTTCATGGTCATATAGCTTAGAGAGAGCATTGCTTCACTGCCAACTGGTTTGATGCTTTTCAAGTCTCAGAGATAATAGTAGTGGAAAAGTAGCATGAATCATCTGGTTCAATCTGCTAAATTCTGAATCATACACTGAAATAGTGTTTGCCTACTGAGAATATTATAATCATTTACAATGCTGTCTTCAATGGTGTtattgtcacttttttcttttgaaagataaGCTTAAAATATCAACAATTAACATTAAGCAAGTTGAAGATCTTCtctaaaaatctttcaaatgCTTATGCTGGTTGTAGTGACTCTTAGCTTAAGTTTTGCCTGTATACCATTGGAGATGACttaactttttcccttttttccccccacagctGTGATTGGGTTATTATACCCCTGCATTGACAGGCATCTAGGAGAACcacataaatttaaaagagagTGGTCCAGTGTAATGCGGTGCGTAGCCGTCTTTGTTGGTATAAATCACGCCAGCGCTGTATCCTTTCCACTGTAATGAAATGTATAATAACAAAGCAGCTTTCGACAAACCAAAGGTTAAACAGCTCCTTGCAGCTTTGTCGTCAATTTGTGATCTGCCCACttagtgataaaaagaatgtgtgctaCGTTCAAGTATCTTGTGGCCCTGAAGTCACAGTGTTGGGTAGAGCCTTTCATTGCAACCCCTGGTTTTCAGTATCACTTCGAAACTtggcacatttttaaatttacatatttttcttaaattacaaTACTCAGTTACCTCCATGTAGTTTTGGTAACTCTAACATTGAAACAGGTAGATTtcaaaggaatttcttttctctctttctttcttcacttaagATTTGCCAGTAAGGATGGGTGGTGGCTTCAGGTGCTagttgttctgtgtgtgtgtgtgtatatatatatatatatattcctcaaattaaatgtaaataatatatttataaatattatatatgtatgtgtttgtgtgtgtatatatatatttaaagacagACTGTCATTTGTTGGTGTTTATCAGCACATGAATGTTCTTAAAAGGTGATAGAAGTAGAAATAGCCAACTTAGACTGTGGCCAAAAAGAACTTTTTTCCCTAAGTTAcgtatttttaatcattttaaagattCTGATAATTTAGTgattaatgaatattttcatgCTGTCCTGGCTAAAAGGACAAGGTAGCCtctatttcccttttctcctctacCTTTTACCcctccggaaaaaaaaaaaaagtgtctaccCCCAAAACAAAAGTTTTTGCCCTCATAAGGTTTTTATCCTGtcatcctcccttcccccccacctccccgggcCCTGCCCTGCCTTGCCTTTGTAGAAGAGAATCTGGGAGATGCTAGATCAGCCTTCCCTTTTTTAGAAGACATAGCTTAAAGAGTGGAGGTGGCAGGAACCTCTTCAGGGAAGAGAAGACATGTGACTCAGGCTGCCCAAAGTTTCCTCTTGCCACTGCACTAG belongs to Phacochoerus africanus isolate WHEZ1 chromosome 3, ROS_Pafr_v1, whole genome shotgun sequence and includes:
- the INSIG2 gene encoding insulin-induced gene 2 protein isoform X1; translation: MAEGETKSPGPKKCGPYISSVTSQSVNLMIRGVVLFFIGVFLALVLNLLQIQRNVTLFPPDVIASIFSSAWWVPPCCGTASAVIGLLYPCIDRHLGEPHKFKREWSSVMRCVAVFVGINHASAKVDFDNNIQLSLTLAALSIGLWWTFDRSRSGFGLGVGIAFLATLVTQLLVYNGVYQYTSPDFLYVRSWLPCIFFAGGITMGNIGRQLAMYECKVIAEKSHQE